Within Sebastes fasciatus isolate fSebFas1 chromosome 19, fSebFas1.pri, whole genome shotgun sequence, the genomic segment TTATTAGTGAATGTATAGCAGTGGCAGCTTGTTATGAACCGTCCTCGCCACTTCTTGCAGGATGTAAAGGGTTCTGACTCATGTAGACTACCATGTGCAGCTTCCACGTGCCTTCTGCAGATACTCACTCTCCTTGTTCAGCTATCCAATTATGAGGCTCGTATTGTGAGCGAAAAGTAGTTTATTCTGTAAcgggaaaaataaacaaaactataTCCATATGCAACGATGGACTATCAAACACTGACCAATTCTGCTGAAAATAACTGAAATACAGTCTATAATCTGCGGTCAGAAAAACAGTTGCTCCCCATCCTGCTCCATCGAAGCCCAACTTGCACTAATCAAACTTAAAGGGACACGTCCAAACTGTCCAACAGCAGGACTAGACTGGAAGAGCACAAGTCTCAATACggcaaaacacacataaaatgcATTAAAGCCCATTCTACGACATGACTAATTACCTTCTAATGCTTATTAAACATTTGCAATGGCACAACACAATGTACTTCTGCAATGAGAATCAAATacaaaaaactgtaaataatacaacaTGGCTCTTACAGTGTATAATAGTAGGCTATACAtagtatatttacatttaaaacacagttGCAGTATTGCACTGTAAAGCACAATCACAGAAAAACTGTGAAACATCATAACAGTAAAGATACTGTAAACAGGTACAATGAAAAGTCAGTGTTTCCTTGGGAAGtgctgccctctgctgtttAGAAGAGCTACACTGCATAAAAAATGTTTGCCATTTAGAAAATATTTCTCACTACAATGCCAGCCATTCTATATAAGAATACcaagactgtatataaacatacttatatttAACACTCGGAGAGGTTAGAGCATCTCAGATCCACTGCAGCCCCCCTATGATCCACTACCGACTGGCCCTCCATCCTTCAGCATGGCCTCTTCTTGGCCACTGCTCTGCTGACTATGCTGAGCTTCCTCCGAGGCCTTTAATTGTCTCCGGTAGCGCCGGTTCTCCTCGGGGTAGGAGACCGCAGACAGAGGCAGTCTGCAGATGGCTGTGATCTCAGTGGaaatgaggaggaagatgagagtGGACAGGCAGAAAGGCCACGTGCAGGCCGGTAATGCGAGCTGAAAGGGGATGTCATAGGAGAGGGGGAGCGTGACACATGATATGAGGGATATTTGGGTGTTCAGATTATAGAGTTTGACTTGCGAGGAAAGTTTCTTACTTACCACAGACATCAGTTTGGAGATCGCTGCAGTCATGTATGCGCAGAAAAGTGCTGGAAGGAAACATTTCAAAGTTAATGATAATAACGCGTGAtaataaagctagagtgaagatcctggcatcatatgaaactagaaaaacctcaggaatttgttggtaccgaccatgtcatactagcttctaGTACTAGTCGGGAAGGTGGCTAAATTACGCCCCAAacctatgctaaattttggcgaggaaaaactggcatggccattttcaaaggggtcccttgacctctgacctcaagatatgtgaatgaaaatgggttctatgggtacccacgagtctcccctttacagacacgcccactttatgataaccacatgcagtttggggcaagtcatagacaagtcagcacactgacacactgacagctgttgttgcctgttgggcatatttgcccactcccatgctgataagagtattaaatacttgacaaatctccctttaaggtacattttgaacagataaaaatgtgattcatttgcaattaatcacgattaactatggaccatcatgcgattaatcgcaattaaatattttaattgattgacagccctaattttttaaTGAAAAGCATTTTCTGTGCGGCTACCTGAAGGAGGACAGTAATAATGCTGTTGGTCAATCTTACCACATATTAGAGCCAGTAGATgggtttgccatgttaggaCATAGAAGACCCCTCCGATGGCAATGCAGGAAAGAGCGCTGTTATATCCCCACAGCCCCGAGTAAATGTCCTTGTGAGGAGCTGCGAGAGCAAATCCTGCACCACCACACATCAGAGACGAGCTCAATATTCACCATGAGATTCATTATTTAACAGCAAACAATTGTGTCAGATTTGAAAACTCAAAgtcaacacacagacagactatACAGCATTATTTGAGAAAACATGACTCATTCTGGTGCCCTTTGAAGAGCCACAGCTCCTGCTGTAGCCTCAGCAGACACATTATGCGTATTTCTATGCAAATGGGAGAATCTTTTTACCAGACAGCATGCCAGCAGCAGAGCCCCACATGGCATGGAAACAGATAGTTGGTGAGGAAAGCAGCAGGGCCAGAAGGATGAGACCTCCTGTCCAAGGACTGTCGCAGCCATACACCTGGCCAACACCAACCGGCACTGACAGGAATAGCTGCAAATGGAAAACCTCCATTTActtacattttaaacaatttaaaaaatgatgacaTAAGTGAAATATAGCTACTTTATTGTGTGtagatttaaaaattaaaaaaaatcctgttatACTTGAGAGATATCGAGGCTTTCCATGGAGCCATTAGGAGGGTGCAGATGGTCATTTGGCCGCATGTCCACCTGAAATTGAAGAAAAAGTAGGTTACATTTTCATTAATCACTGTGTATGTGCACATTTGTTTGTATAGCAGGGCTGTACCGTACCGCTGGAAAGTAAGGGTGATTGGCTCCTGTAGCTGCAACATGTAGACACACCAAAATATTAAAAGGCAGGGTGAAGATCGGCACGTCCCATTTACTGGCAACTGAGGACAAAGCACTTGAGACCACCGGGCTGTGAACAGAAGCAGGAAATGAATTACTGATTGGGCGGAAAGGCAGAACTGTAACATGCTGACATTATGATCCCACCTAGATTGATCATGTTTAGAACTTGAACTCTTGTGCAGCTTAATAAGCTAGTTTATGGCTCATGAAACGATCCATTTCTACTGGAAAAATTGTCTTTTTACGAGACAAAATGTCTGGAAATTCAGGATTCTGGTTTTAAAATGAGTCAGTCGGAAATGACGTTTTCAACCAACTCGTAAaaaaaaggtgcagtgtgtaggatctgacgacagtgaggttgcagattgcaacaatcctaactcgtcaaatactgccgactttcaaccaggataccgctgttcgtgtcgcgtgtgaaactaaaagtaatttAAGTTATTAAAAGTAACTTATtttgactgtttcataaccctacctaagtggttgtgttgcctaaacctaacttcctgtgaaaacagaagtttattttgaaggatactatgcatgtaacaagcgtatattgacacgccgtccctggtctgtcaaaaagtaacgcaagaggggttcCCCATGCATCGGTCTCCGATACATGACCAAGcgacggtatttgacgagttgggagtgagaccggatTGGTGTAGGAGAagtacggtggccgacgcaaaaacgtgaaaacgcgaatgtccctatctagagccagtgtttggtttgtccgttctgggctactgtagaaacatggctgccggctccgtgtgtagatataaacgactcattctaaggtaacaaaaacaacgACTCATATTTTTTGCTGATTATatacaacaaagaaaacatacttgttaatattatgttccatttctgccaacagatcccccaaaatgctacacactgttcctttaattagtCAGTTGTCATTTCAGCCCAGGTGGTAAAGTGTGTGCAATCAAATGCATTTCAAGGGAACACTTACCACAACATGGACATGAACATATTTGGCAATAACAGCCACCAGTACCAGCTTCCTCTGGCGGAGAAAACAGCCATCAGTATGCCGACCAACGTTCCATTGTAGCCATATAAACCCGCTGATATGGCCTCCCTGCAGTGAATGTGACAGATGTGCAAAACACACTTAAACAAGAAACAGAATGAAAATAGCTCAGTGTGAGAGCTAAAGCAAGTGTAGCCCCAGGGAATAGAAGTGGATAATGGCTTAATGGCaggaagttttttttaaagatgaagTCAGATAAGGAGATGCTATCTAACCTGTTTTGTCCCAGCAATATGGCGGACCCAGTGGAGACAAAGGTACCCAGCAGACCGTTCAGAGCCCACCAAGGGTTCTGCAGGAAGAGGCCGGCCGTGATGAGGAGCCCACTGAGAGGGTTGTTGACGAACATGACCTGGGCCACCCCTCGGAAAATCCAGTCCAGCAGCTGGATTACCACAGCCTGTCCTGTCATTGAAGCGTAGTGTTTTTGATTTCTCATCGtctaaattacaaaaaaaaaggcttaaaCTGAACCCATGTGAAATTCTATAAGCTCATCACCTACTTTTCACCCACTGTCCACAGAGATGCATGTCCCCGGTGAAAAGCCCAACACCTCTGACGAGAAAGGAACGAGCTGGAGGTTCTTCGTGTGGAGGCTGGTAGCTGTTGTCCATACTTTCTGTCATTAGAGTTGATCACAGTTGTCATTTTAGCAGCGGTATTGCATTTACTCTCATAACTgtaaaaaagtgtatttttttttatcataaattgTACTAAGTCACACGAAAAAGTTGTTTGCAAAAAAGTTTGCATAATTAAGCAGTGATCTATTGTTGATGCACCATCCGGCACGCTGAGTGACCCAAATCAAACGCACCCAAGTTTGTGCGTCACCAACAGGTGCacagcatggatgtataaaaagaactggatacagcgttggaggcagcccccgttcattcctatgagttgctcagtggcgcatgatgccaaaatggctcgactgccgagtgataaagtacccggatcatccggcaatCTTCAAAGAGCCGGCCCTTTTAAGTGAACAAtgggagccggctcccgtccgagagccgtttttaaaaaaaatattaattcaaggccgaatgataggatgatcttctccgccgcacgggcactccatgcactgactgtgactgcgCTGACGGtgtacaggtacagagcaggagggagaggaggagagaaagagagagaggagtgcggtgcgcgaatagcagacaagatgagtgacagtcggaaacgaagcagcatgtaaaattatggtattctggaaattataaggtttagtataattatattgaataatttaagtgatacaTGTGCACACATAGTAATCATAGGTTAAAactgcgctaaatttggctgaattataaaaggcagaagtagtaaaacgaagagccgtttgggagccgaaagagccggctcttcttggtgagctgagccaaatgatctggctcactaaaaagagccggattTCCCATCACTTTAAACCATCCCCGGTCTCCCCTACTGTATATCTTATAGAGCAATCAGAGTTCTCTCTATTGAATGCAGCAGCAGACTTTGTTACTGCCTGCTGCCCTGCTGtcttcacctcctccctctctccctgtgttcCCTGAATGAGCTGCAAATATGAGATAGTCAGCAAGACGCGCGAGACTACATGACGTTATTCCCAGGTATGCGCCAGGAACACACTGCGTCGTGCGTAAAACCGGCATATGGCATGATATGGCGACAGATGAGCCTTCAtatgagagcagacagaggctGTAACAGTGTGTGTCTCACGGCTCTGCGTTCACCGAGGAGCTCTTACCTTCAGTGAGGCCTAAACAGCAGAACAGTAGGAAAAGCAGTAGGAAAAGCaccaggtgtaaataataaatgaatgatggctggattccatttagctgctggATGTTTCAGGTTACCTGGTGCATGTTTACTCACTGTCACTCTCACCTGGAACACTTGAATTGAACAGAGCCATTGTTAGTCAAAAATGTCTGCTGTTAGAGAGAGGCCTGTTCTGACTAAAGAGACCTCCTTCAGCTCAAAGAAATGTTTGAAAACTTTGAGGAGCGCAGTGGGACAGAGAAGCGTattggactggttatactgggacagagaCGCTGAGTTGTCCACTGGTTATTTTCAGTGTcgtggctgaatatttagatgatttcgacaatgtggatgagctCTTGGAATTAGATGGCCGCCCTTGAGCCgaagtatacggatattcagatttcacttCTTCttggacttggacacaataacaaacagaccggatcaagtaGAAGGTAAGAcacatgttttatttctctgtagggttttcctttccataatgttgttaagacacttaaaataacaatctgagcttgtcggtggcaaaaacaagaacttttagtggacgtaaccaGTGGTctgaaaaagtgaagccaatgctgaagtgcctttaacttgcattctttctaatagccagcagggggcgactcctctggttgcaaaaagaagtctgattgtatagaagtctatgagaaaaggaccctacttctcactagatttattacctcagtaaacattgtaaacatgagtttatggtctcaatcgctagtttcaagtcttcttcaatacagcatgatgttcatttagtaaattatggtccaatttagagtcaaatagaccataaagcaggggatgctttagggcggagctaccttgtgattgacaggtcgctaccacggcgttgtccggtctgggagttgtccgtgttttcgtcttacaactttaaagaTTTCTTATGCCAATTATGCCAAtttcacaaatgtctaacaggataaaatgatgaagtgaggacattttggacatTCTACTTAAttagtagtaattttacttttacttgtgtattCTAGTACTCTTTTCATCTCTGCATTTTAGCACAGGAAATTATACAAAACAGGTTTTTCAGTAAACTAATATTGTCAATTAATGTTAACCACTCTTCCCCGATCTTATTGTCGCCTCCCTGCACACAAACCAAGTGAACATGATTCCTTTTCCTCCCTCGGGTGGAAACAATTCCAACAGAGAAGTGTGAGCTAAACTCTAAACTTCACTGTCAGTTCGCCGCATCGTTTTCTATACTttcaatttaaatatatattttttgaaggAGCGATCAAAGCAGATTTCCCGGAGAGCTTCCCACCGTTACCGTCAACATCCCCGGTCCAAGTTCTCGGCATGAAAGCCaggctgtgtttctgtttgtgagtGAGCGCTGAACCTCTTGATCTCTCAGCTCTGTCTGgagcctctttctctctgtgccaCAATACTTCTTAAGAATCAACAAATATGGAAGCTGCTGAACTCAACTCTGCAGTAACTTTTGTGATTGAATGTGCGATCAAATATAAAACAATCACCTGTTATCTAACCGTGTCCAGAGGTAGTTCAGACCAGGAAACTGTTATCTTCAAACCATCAGGTTGTTATGGCCTTGCAAATCTGTATTTCTtgattattgttttgtgttgtttcctCTGCTTTTTGCATTTTGATAAGGCCCTTGGGagtttatttctttctctctcagtaCTGCAGATTGTCACTCACTTCCCTCTTTAATATCAGGTGCAGGGTCGGTGCTTATTCATTAGGATAGCTTGTTGAGTGATGGCAGCACCTTGGCTAATGGTCTGAGTTTTACAAAGTCCAGCCAAACTCTGGGTTTAATTCTCCAATAAAAGATAAAACGAGAACATCCATCTTCATATCAAATCAATCAACCAATACATCCATCAACCAGTAGGTAATTTAAGTTAAAAATCAGtgctgcattttgccatacttctcagtgtgaacacacttatgcactcaagatagcaagtgtaagtacggaagtatGCAAATTAAGACGCAGCATAtgtttgagaactacctttgcaaaggcgcaaccatatttttctcgcaagccaattaGAGCAGATtgggctttttcaggaaggggtcttaaagagacaggcactaaaacagagcgtttcagacagagggcgaatacaggtatattcagacagacagtatgaacatttttt encodes:
- the LOC141757180 gene encoding urea transporter 1-like isoform X1, giving the protein MTESMDNSYQPPHEEPPARSFLVRGVGLFTGDMHLCGQWVKRQAVVIQLLDWIFRGVAQVMFVNNPLSGLLITAGLFLQNPWWALNGLLGTFVSTGSAILLGQNREAISAGLYGYNGTLVGILMAVFSARGSWYWWLLLPNMFMSMLCPVVSSALSSVASKWDVPIFTLPFNILVCLHVAATGANHPYFPAVDMRPNDHLHPPNGSMESLDISQLFLSVPVGVGQVYGCDSPWTGGLILLALLLSSPTICFHAMWGSAAGMLSGFALAAPHKDIYSGLWGYNSALSCIAIGGVFYVLTWQTHLLALICALFCAYMTAAISKLMSVLALPACTWPFCLSTLIFLLISTEITAICRLPLSAVSYPEENRRYRRQLKASEEAQHSQQSSGQEEAMLKDGGPVGSGS
- the LOC141757180 gene encoding urea transporter 1-like isoform X2 → MDNSYQPPHEEPPARSFLVRGVGLFTGDMHLCGQWVKRQAVVIQLLDWIFRGVAQVMFVNNPLSGLLITAGLFLQNPWWALNGLLGTFVSTGSAILLGQNREAISAGLYGYNGTLVGILMAVFSARGSWYWWLLLPNMFMSMLCPVVSSALSSVASKWDVPIFTLPFNILVCLHVAATGANHPYFPAVDMRPNDHLHPPNGSMESLDISQLFLSVPVGVGQVYGCDSPWTGGLILLALLLSSPTICFHAMWGSAAGMLSGFALAAPHKDIYSGLWGYNSALSCIAIGGVFYVLTWQTHLLALICALFCAYMTAAISKLMSVLALPACTWPFCLSTLIFLLISTEITAICRLPLSAVSYPEENRRYRRQLKASEEAQHSQQSSGQEEAMLKDGGPVGSGS